The nucleotide window GTGCAAATGCTGGCCCGGCGGGACATTTGGCGCGAGCCTGGCGGCAATCTTGCGGGCCGCGATGAGGCCGGATGCGCAACCCTTATTACCAATGCAGGCGCTGATGCGGCAGCGGGGATCGTTCGGATCGGTGATGAAGCCGAGCCGGGCCGCGCCTTCGATGAAATGATCCGGTGCATGGTCGACGAGTAGCGTGTGGTCCGGCGCCAGCCGCAATGTCGATAGGCCGGCACTTTCCGCCCTGTCGCAAAGCGCCACCAGAGCGGCGCTCTCCATTTGCCCGAAAGGCAGGGCCACGGCGCGGCAATGTCCTTGTGCCAGCGTCACTTTCGCCCGCCAGTCCTGCACAGGGTCGGCATCTGCATCGCGACCGACAGGTCCCGCAAACAGGTCGGTTGCCCGTGTGTCGGGGCCGATCGCGGCCAGGGCGCCGAGCACGGCTATGGTGGTCGCGATAGCTGCGTCCTCATCCACGACCTGCGGCTTGCTGCCGCCCAGCGTGATGACCCAATGCTCCCCATCCTGGGCGACGAGCCGAATATCTGCCTTCAAGCGGTGCATCGACACCTGGCCAGCGCCGTCGAGCACAACGCTTACCTTTGGCCCAAGCCGTCCGGCAAACGCCTTGGCCGCCTCGCCGATCCGGCCGGCAAGCGCTCTGGGATCCGCCCGCTCCTGCGGATCGTTTCCGGCAATGGGCGATAGGTCAATGACAAGACCGCTTTCGACCTCGACTATCTGCGAGGCGGCTTCTGCAAATATCTTTGCGGTATCAGGCCTTAGGCCGCGCACCTGCAAATTGCCCCGAGCGGTGATTTCAACCAATCCATTGCCATGAATCTGCGCCAGCCGCGCGATCTCCAAAAGCTGCCGGGGGGCGAGCACGCGCCGTGTC belongs to Devosia sp. XK-2 and includes:
- the cobG gene encoding precorrin-3B synthase — its product is MTQLGAIVGSFGAARRGACPTLHEPMQTGDGLLARLRVTRRVLAPRQLLEIARLAQIHGNGLVEITARGNLQVRGLRPDTAKIFAEAASQIVEVESGLVIDLSPIAGNDPQERADPRALAGRIGEAAKAFAGRLGPKVSVVLDGAGQVSMHRLKADIRLVAQDGEHWVITLGGSKPQVVDEDAAIATTIAVLGALAAIGPDTRATDLFAGPVGRDADADPVQDWRAKVTLAQGHCRAVALPFGQMESAALVALCDRAESAGLSTLRLAPDHTLLVDHAPDHFIEGAARLGFITDPNDPRCRISACIGNKGCASGLIAARKIAARLAPNVPPGQHLHVSGCSKGCAHPRSTDMTLVGRADGIGLVINGRAGDTPRRLLDEAALFAGTGPFQDGQ